In the Dolichospermum flos-aquae CCAP 1403/13F genome, TGGAATAGTTTTAGAAAATGATTTAGGAGAAGCACAACTTGTTTCAACTGAGGCTTTAGCCAATTTATTCAAACGATTTGCCAAGCGAGGACTTGAGTGTGTTGTTCTCAATGCTTGCTATTCGGAAATTCAAGCAGATGAGATAGTTAAACATATTGATTATGTAGTGGGGATGAATAATCCCATTGGAGACGATGCAGCTATTAAGTTTGCTGTTGGTTTTTATGATGAACTAGGGGCTGGTTATTCTTATGAAGATGCTTATGATGGTGGCTGTGATGCGATCGCACTCCAAGGAATCCCAGAAGAACATACCCCAATATTAAAAAAAAAGTCCAATTAACGGTAGCAAATCCCGTTGATGAATTGGTGCAGAAAGTGCGATCACATTTTCATAACGATATCCAAAGATTACACGGTACAATGCCACTTTTGGGGGTTAGCCATTCGGTAGATTTGGGTGATTTGTTTGTGGATGTTAATATCCTAGAGGCAATAAATAGCGATCGCAGATTGGAACAAGATGATCTGTGGCAAGATTTTATAGATGGTGTTAACAACTATTCTAGTTATCGTAGTTTCGATAGGATTGGTTTAGGAAATCAGCAACAGCGAGTATCTGGGTTAGAAGTGCTTGATAAAAATACCAATTTAATGCTGTTGGGAAAACCAGGTTCAGGAAAAACAACTTATCTACAGCGTATTGTCACCGAATGCAATCAGGGGAATTTGCAACCGCATCGAGTTCCAGTATTAATTAAAATGCGGGAATTTGTGGATGATGGTTGTGACTTTGAATATAATTTAAAACCTTATTTAACTCAACAATGGCGACTTGATAAAACTGAAACAGAATTAATTTTAAATCATGGTAAAGCCTTAATTTTATTAGATGGTTTAGATGAAGTTTCGGGAACAGATGGACGGGAGATATCAAAAAAAATTCAACAATTTGCTCGTAATTACCCGCAAAATCAATTAATAGTAACTTGTCGCACAAACAGAATAGAGGATCATTTCAACTGGAAATCACTTCGTTTTGATTTTATAGAAGTTGCAGATTTTAATGAACAACAAGTAAACGCATTTGTAGAACACTATTTTAATGCTGTTAATCCTAGTAAACAAGAAGGACAGAAAAAGGCAAAAGAATTTTTAGAAAATTTCTATTTAGAAGAAAATCAAAATATTCGAGAATTAGCGATTACACCAATTTTATTAAGTTTAACTTGTGCAGTATTTCATGAACGAGGTAAGTTTTATTCAAAACGTTCAACATTATATGAAGAAGGATTAGAGTTACTGTTGAAAAAATGGGACGATTCAAAAGGAATTGAGCGCGATGAAATATATAAAGTTTTGTTGCCTGAACAGAAACAAGAACTTTTGAGTTATTTGGCAGTGAAGAAGTTTGAACAGCCTCAGTATGTGCTGTTTGAGCAGGAGGAAATAGAGGGATATATTGCCGACTTTTTACATATTACACGGCGAGATAGTGGCGTGGTTTTAAAGGCAATTGAAACGCAGCATGGGTTATTGATTAAACGAGCGCAGAAGGTTTGGTCATTTTCTCATTTAACTTTTCAGGAATACTTCGTAGCGAAGTGGTTTTGTGATCAGGCTGATTTCTATCAATTATTTAAGCACATTACTCAGCCACAATGGCGAGAAATCTTTTTACTTTTGGCGGAGATGTATATAAATACACAGAAATTTATGTCATTGATGAAACAAAAAATTGATACAATACTTGTTGATGATGAAAAATTACAAAATATTCTTGACTGGGCAAATCGGAAATCTGCCTTAGTAGATAATTGTCGCAAATTAGTCGCAATTAGAGCTTTTTATCTATCAATGGAAGTACAAAAATCATTTGATAACAGTCTATCACGTACTATCGAACCTTCATTTAATCCTGGTATATCTCATGTCTTAGAAGTAGATCATCTATTATACCGTTGTGTGTTTCATGCTCATAATCCAGATTTTAGCCGATCTCTATATGAGAGAAACTCATCAAGCTATTCTTCTAATTCTTTTATATACTCAACCTCTATAATTATTCAATCTTTAGATTTTGAATTGTTTCTTGACAAAGTTATTGAACTCTCGTTGAGAATGCAGCCACAACTAAGAGAAGCATTAATAAAACTCAAGGATAAATTACCAAAAGATGAGGAAAGAATAAATTATCAACAGTTCTGGAATAATAACAAAAAATCTTGGATAGAAGACTTAGTAATAAATATGAGTAATTATCGTCAAATTAGTCTGATTTGGCAGTTAAATAATGAGCAAAAAGAATTATTTCAACAATATTATGATGCAAACAAGTTATTAATAGATTGTCTCACTAAAGCTATTACAGTGAGTGATAATCTTAAACAGGAAATTGAGGAAACATTATTACTACCCATCACCGAAATTGAAAACCGCAAACGTGCAATATAAACACTAGTCAACGAATTTGAGCTAATTGAATCAATGCTTCTGCACGTTCCGCATCTTGTTTTTCAATCAGTTCAACATAAATTAATAACTCTTGATGCTCTGTTTCTGTAATTTCTTCAGTTTCATTTTGCTGACGCAAATAATTCAATCTATCTTGTTGTTCAGCAGATAAACGCCGTTGAATAATTTGAATTAAATCAGTTTCTCTAGTTTCAGATATCTTTGTTTCTGATACCTGTAAAGCTTGATGAGAAAGAGATTCTAAAAATTCAACAGCCTTTATTAAAGATTCTCCCGGTAATTGTTCCAGGAGTGCAATTGCCCTTTGACGAATTTCTGTAGGTGCAGTCATACTCAATCTGACCTCATTTATATATAGCTTAGATTATAAATCTTGCTCTAAACTAAAATTTATTACCTAATTTCAATAGAATACAACAACCATGACCGTACAAATATCACAAATAGACTGCCAACGCCTTACCTATATAATCCAAAATTTACCAGATTTTGTCAATGTGCGCGATCGCTGTTGTAATTTAGATGCCAAATTGTGATTATTTTAGATTCTATCGCTCAGTCTTCAAACGATAATTTAATCACAGTCAATCCTCAATCTCCCAACCTGCAACAGCTACAATGAGAATTGTTGTGATGTTCTCTATTAGCTAAAGTGTCAGACTCTTTACCATTATGCGAGCATTATCTCGCTTTAATTAACGATATTATCGAAACCACTCTCAAGGGTAAAATTAGCTCTGTAGAGCAGGTTTATCAAATGTTGCTCAAAGGTATCACTTCCGGGACTGGGGAGGTGTTTGAGTTAGTTTTGAGCGATCGCCTGAATACGATACAATCTCAGGTAGACTCGGAAACCGATGAACTGAAAAAAGCCAAAGCCACCCGCAGCTTACGCGCTGCCAAAACCATCCAAACTCAATGGCAACGGTGGCAAGAACAAAATAAAGCCACTGAAGCGATATCGCTATCTATGCGGGAAATTACCACAGCCACCGCAGATGAGCGATTAACGGCTTTGCTACGAGCTACTGATCCTAATCAGAAGTATCCCTTAAATTTGTCTCAACTTCAACAGTTAGCCAAATCTTTACAACAATTTGCCAGTGCTAATCAAGATTTTCAGCAAATTGCTGACGGGATTAATCGTGGTATCGCTTCTTGGCAAAGAATCCAAGCAAATTTACTGAATTGGATGTATGAACGCAAAAATTCATTAGGATTTGGAGGTGTACCTGGAGAAAATAGTCCTTGGGCAAGTTGGGCTAAAGTAGTTAATAGTGAAGTTCCCCAAATCTTTTTTCATACCTTAGCAGTAGAACAATCAGCTTTAGAATTTGCCGAAAAACAACAGACAATAAGTTTAAGTAATTGGGTAGAATTAACAATAATTTTACAGCTTTTACAAAGGGGTTTAATTAATTGGTTTGACCAACAAGCTTATGATATTCAAGCAGGACCCAAATTATCTATTTCCACATTTTTAACATTTGCCGTCATTTGGAGTCAATTAGCCAGTGGTTTTCAAAATCAGGCTCTAATATATAGTAACGGTGCATCGCAAATCATGCTGCAAATTTTGCGAACCTTTGCCCAACGTCCTTACTTTCCCCTTTACGGTGGGATTTTTGCCTCATTTTCTGGTAGTTATTTGCGGGATGCTTTGGATTATTTAGATGCCCCTTTACGTTCTGCCGAAGGTACTCAAGAAAAAGCCCGGATTTTGACATTATTGGGGTATTCCCAGCGCGGTTTAGGCAGATATGATCGCTCCCTTGATTTTCATCAACAAGCCGTAGAAATAGCCAGAAATGCCGGAGATAAAATCTGTGAAATCGCCAATCTTAACCATCTGAGTCGGACTTATGTGCAACAACAAAATTATGGTGAAGCCATTAATTATAGTCAACGGGCATTAATTTTTAGTAGACAAACCGGGGACAAAACTGGAGAAGCTAACGCTTTAGTAAATCTAGGTTATAGCGAAGTCATGCAAGCCAAGCAAACAGAAATTAGTGAACCAGAAGTTTATGAATTTGCAATTAACTATCTGGAACAAGGATTAAAACTAGCAGAAAAATTAAATGATTTACAAAGTCAAGCTTTATGTTTTAGTAGTTTAGGAATTGCTTATTTAGTTACCGCACAATATCCAACAGCAATTAAATATTTAGAAAATGCCTTTAAAGCCGCCCAAATTTCCGGAGATTTGTATTTACAAGGCAGAAATTTAGCATATTTAGCTGAAGCTAATTATCTTATGGCTAATTATGAAAAAGCAGTTTATACTGGTAGTCTAGGAATGTATCTTTTAGATCAAATTGCTTCTGATGAATGGCGACAACCTGCTGGTTTATTGACTATTATTAGGGGACAAATTGGTACAGACAAATTCCAATTATTACTCCAACAAAATCGCCCCAAAATGATTGCCATTATTGGTGTTGATGGCTATGATTATATTCCCACATTGTTAGTGAAATATCAAGAGGATATGTAATTACTTACCTGTGGGTAGAGAAGGCAAATTAGGGAAAAATACGTTGATTTACCCTTAATATAAAATGTTGGGTTTTCTTGCGTCAATCCAACCTACCTCACTAGAATGGACACCTATTCTATAATTAGGACTAAATGTCTTTGAAGTGCTGAATAAATCTTGTCTAACCCCTAGTGTTTAGAATTAGGTTGCGAATTTTGCTATGCTTAATGTATTGTAGACTATATGTCACAGAACAGTAACCTTTTATATCAATTATCGAATGCAAGGAACACAAATTTCTTTTTTACCTAACGAAGATGAACATAACCCTAGTAAAAAGCAAAAGAAACCAAAATTAGGGCGTTATGAGCGTATTAAGCGCGAACTAGATCAAAACAATTCTGATCCATATAAGATATTTACTGATGTTAGTTCTCAAACAAGTCCATTATCTCAATATACTTTTGTGGATCTGTTTTGTGGTGCTGGGGGAATTACACAAGGATTATTTCAAGCTGGATTTACACCATTAGCTAGTGTTGAAATTAGTCAAGTTGCTTCGGCTACGCACAAAAAAAATTTCCCACAATGTCATCACTTTTGTGGAGATATTGAACAATTTTCTGCCCAAGATTGGCTGCAACAAATAGGCTCACCTGATGTTAATGTTGTTGTTGGTGGTCCACCATGTCAAGGATTTTCAGTAGCCGGAAAACGTGATCCAAAAGATCCTCGAAATAGGTTATTTTATGAATTTGTACGTGTTGTTTCCGAAATACGTCCTTGGTATGTCGTGATGGAAAATGTACCAGGTATTTTGACAATTCAAAAAGGGGATGTAAAGACAGCAATTATTGAAGCTTTTGAATCTATTGGTTATCCTCATATTTCTGTGGCAATTCTGGAATCTGCGGCTTATGGAGTTCCACAAATTCGACCAAGAGCTATTTTTATTGCTAATAGATTTGGAATGCCAAACCCTTATCCTCAATCTCAATTAAATCAAGAAGAATACAAACCTATTGAGTCAGCAATTTCTGATTTACCCGAATACACTCGAATATCAGAGATTAATCACGAGTGGACTAAACATTCACAGGAGTATATGGAACGTCTTGCTCAAGTTCCTCCTGGTGGTTCATTATATGAAAAATATGTTGATGCTTTCAAAAGACAATATCCTGGTAAACCAAGTATGACTGTGAAAGAAAATCATGGTGGTACACATATTCACCCGTATTTAAACCGTGTGATTTCGGCTAGGGAAATGGCAAGATTGCAAACATTTCCTGATTCATTTATTTTTGAAGGTAGTATGAAAAAAGCGATGTGGCAAATTGGTAATGCTGTACCACCACGTTTAGCAGAGTGTATTGGTTATGCACTGATTCCTTACTTAAATGATATTGCAATTAACAGAAAACAATCTGCTAATTTACCTCATTTTCATCAACCTGAGATAGTTTGTGATTAAGTGCATTACGCCAAGCTTCAAAATCATACCAGCCACAACCAATACAACCTTCCTCCGCTTTATCACCTCGCTGATGTTGGGAAGGCCAATCTTCACCTGATTGATACCAGAATTTTATGCCAAAAGGTGTACCGCGTTTACCAGTTTTAATACAACGTTCACAACTTCTCGATTTTAAAAGATTATGATTCCCAGAATCGTCTTTCTTGAGTAATTGAAACTTTTCTCTAATTTCGGTTTCACTCATAGATGGTAAATTTGGAGTCTCACTTTTTCCCCAACGTCCCATTGGAAACCTATGATCAATAACTAGGTTTTGCTGCTCTCTTTTTCTTTGCTCTATTGCATCTGTATATGAATACACTTGGAAAATTCTTTGAACTAAAGAATCTGGTATATTAGCATGAGTAATTGCTTCTTGCCTTTCTCCTGTCCATCTATCCCAATATGTTTTCTCTAGACAAACTTTGCAATATTCAATTTTATTTTCAATTACAAGCCCAAGACGCTTTTTATTTCCACGTTTTAATCCTTGTATTCCTCCTTTACCTGCATACTGACCTGATCCGATAGGTTTTCCCTCATGTATACGACAATGCCATTTTCTATCTGATAGAAGTTCAAAAACTTTTGATTGTAAGTCAGCATTTTTAAGTTCGTCTTTAATTTTACTGATCAAATTTTCTTCTTCAGTCATTTTATTGTATCAGCTTCGATTTCTAAATTTGTTAAAAGAGTAGAAACACTAATACCTAAGCCATCTGCAAGACTGACAAGAGCAGTGAGGGAAGGATTTCTGACTCCGCGTTCTACACCAGAAATGTATGTGCGGTCTAAGTTAGCACGTAGTCCTAACTCCTCTTGTGAAATTCCTAACTCCGTTCTGCGTTGTCTGACTAGATAACCTAAAGCATTCAGAATTTTTTGTTTTGATTCATCCATCTGCTGATTTTGAGCGTTTATGGACTATCAGTCTACGGACGATGTGTCACCTTAAACAAGGAAATTCTCAAATTATAAATTGTGACAGCGAGGGTGCGAAATGTGGGTTACACGAAGCGGCACAGAATCATTAAATCCATTAATTCATCCGTCTTTATCGGCGTTTATCTGCGTTTATCTGCGGCCAATTATTCTGGAAATCTTATTCTATGCAGTTTCATCTTAATTTAGTACAAGAACAACTACTTAAATTTATGATTGTCAGCAATAGCATATTCAAATTACACAACTCGGACAGGCAAGATGCCCGTCCCACAATGGTTTTATTTAAATATGGTCTGTAAATTAGAGATTTTTTAACTGATTACTCCATTGCTTCATTCACAGGGAATCTATCAATTAACTGCATCGCCCGTTGAGCATTTCGCCGCAACATATCTGGTAAATTAGGAACATGAGGAATCTGAGATAATAAATCCAGAGTGCGGCGTAAAATTCGCACTACGTCTCCTTCATCTAAAGTGGTTTTTTCACATAATACTTTCCACTCTACCCCTAATGCCCACTGTTCCACCAAAGAGATTAAGCTGATAAAACGAGTTTCCAAACCCACCGGTAAGGCTACCCCATGACGATACTGCACCTTTAATACAGAACGACGAATGGGTTGCAATGTTAACCAAGCTGCGTCCGCTTCTGGAGATAGATTAAAGTCAACTTTTGTATCTGGACGGGGGCTTTCAGTCACCAAAGCGGCTATTACTGCTGCTAAGTTATGGGGACCAATATTATCTAACTCTCCACTGGACAGAACTAAACCTAACCATAATTCATTTTCACCGCGAATAGCCGCAGCAATTTGTCCTAATTTTGTGGGGACTAAATTATCTAAACATTCAAAGGATTGCAAGATTTCAATTAAACAGAGAAACTCTTCCCAATATCGTTGGGATTGTAATGATACTTGCTCTTGTAAATGTTCAAGTTCTGCTTCTAGTTCCACACAACGCGCTCTATTTTTAAATATTTTGGCAATATTCCCCGATTTATAAATGGGATGGGTTTCTAACTGTTCTTGAACCGCAGTTAAGCGACTGAGTTGCTCCTGTACCTCTGTCGGTAGATGATTAAATTCTTCAGGATTGGGTATACTCTGAGCGATCGCTATCGTGCTTTCATCACCACGGATTGATTGTCCTCGTTTCAAGCTCAATTCTGAAGGTGGTATTAGCTCCGCTGGAACTTCTACCCGTGGTATTTCCGCATACATATCTAATATATCTGCTGAAGTTGCTACATACCAACGGTTATTTTGCCCTAAGCAGACAAAGTAAGATGTTTCACCCACACTCACGGCTTTGTCAACCAACACTACTGTTATCGGTAGGGGTGACATGGCGTTTCTGTCGTTGAGACTCAACATAGTTCCAGATATGGCAAAATCTAGCATCATTGCCAGTTGTGCCTGTCTATCTTCCTGTGCTTGTTCTTGCAAGGTTTTGAAAATTTGCCGTTCTACTTTCAGCCGTTGACGCAATTTTTCATATTGCATCAATTCATTTTCATCAATAGCTGCCAATTGTGACTGAATTTGCGATAATTCGCCTTGAACTTGCGCCAGTTCTTCAAAATCTGGTTGCAAATGCAAGTTGGACATATATTGTCCAAAACTCCGTTCTATCAGTTCTCTGGCTTTTTCTATGGTGTGAGTTTGCAGCAGGTTCAATACCATGCCGTAACTGGGTGTAAACTGACTAACTAAGGGATCAGCCTTAGATGTAGCTAGATAAGACGCTTCTTTAGCTCCTTCAAAGGGTGTCTGCAATGTCACTACATAACCTTGGAGATCCATGCCCCGACGACCAGCGCGACCTGCCATTTGCAGGAATTCCGAAGCATTGA is a window encoding:
- a CDS encoding DEAD/DEAH box helicase, with product MNYSAFANEIDLGSIFPFELDQFQKEAIASLNADRSVVVCAPTGSGKTLIGEYAIYRALSRGKRVFYTTPLKALSNQKLRDFREKFGFDQVGLLTGDASIHRDAPILVMTTEIFRNMLYGTPIGQIGISLTDVEAVVLDECHYMNDRQRGTVWEESIIYCPRSVQLVALSATVANSDQLTSWLNHVHGPTDLIYSDFRPVPLEFNFCNPKGLFPLLNETNTKINPRLVKKAKKGYWEKGKAGRPEPPGIIYTLSQLQERDMLPAIYFIFSRRGCDKAVEEVGDLWLVNNDESQILRQQIDEFLRKNPDAGRAGQVAPLYRGIAAHHAGILPAWKGFVEELFQQGLIKVVFATETLAAGINMPARTTVISTLSKRTDNGHRLLNASEFLQMAGRAGRRGMDLQGYVVTLQTPFEGAKEASYLATSKADPLVSQFTPSYGMVLNLLQTHTIEKARELIERSFGQYMSNLHLQPDFEELAQVQGELSQIQSQLAAIDENELMQYEKLRQRLKVERQIFKTLQEQAQEDRQAQLAMMLDFAISGTMLSLNDRNAMSPLPITVVLVDKAVSVGETSYFVCLGQNNRWYVATSADILDMYAEIPRVEVPAELIPPSELSLKRGQSIRGDESTIAIAQSIPNPEEFNHLPTEVQEQLSRLTAVQEQLETHPIYKSGNIAKIFKNRARCVELEAELEHLQEQVSLQSQRYWEEFLCLIEILQSFECLDNLVPTKLGQIAAAIRGENELWLGLVLSSGELDNIGPHNLAAVIAALVTESPRPDTKVDFNLSPEADAAWLTLQPIRRSVLKVQYRHGVALPVGLETRFISLISLVEQWALGVEWKVLCEKTTLDEGDVVRILRRTLDLLSQIPHVPNLPDMLRRNAQRAMQLIDRFPVNEAME
- a CDS encoding NACHT domain-containing protein; amino-acid sequence: MRSHFHNDIQRLHGTMPLLGVSHSVDLGDLFVDVNILEAINSDRRLEQDDLWQDFIDGVNNYSSYRSFDRIGLGNQQQRVSGLEVLDKNTNLMLLGKPGSGKTTYLQRIVTECNQGNLQPHRVPVLIKMREFVDDGCDFEYNLKPYLTQQWRLDKTETELILNHGKALILLDGLDEVSGTDGREISKKIQQFARNYPQNQLIVTCRTNRIEDHFNWKSLRFDFIEVADFNEQQVNAFVEHYFNAVNPSKQEGQKKAKEFLENFYLEENQNIRELAITPILLSLTCAVFHERGKFYSKRSTLYEEGLELLLKKWDDSKGIERDEIYKVLLPEQKQELLSYLAVKKFEQPQYVLFEQEEIEGYIADFLHITRRDSGVVLKAIETQHGLLIKRAQKVWSFSHLTFQEYFVAKWFCDQADFYQLFKHITQPQWREIFLLLAEMYINTQKFMSLMKQKIDTILVDDEKLQNILDWANRKSALVDNCRKLVAIRAFYLSMEVQKSFDNSLSRTIEPSFNPGISHVLEVDHLLYRCVFHAHNPDFSRSLYERNSSSYSSNSFIYSTSIIIQSLDFELFLDKVIELSLRMQPQLREALIKLKDKLPKDEERINYQQFWNNNKKSWIEDLVINMSNYRQISLIWQLNNEQKELFQQYYDANKLLIDCLTKAITVSDNLKQEIEETLLLPITEIENRKRAI
- a CDS encoding restriction endonuclease, with product MTEEENLISKIKDELKNADLQSKVFELLSDRKWHCRIHEGKPIGSGQYAGKGGIQGLKRGNKKRLGLVIENKIEYCKVCLEKTYWDRWTGERQEAITHANIPDSLVQRIFQVYSYTDAIEQRKREQQNLVIDHRFPMGRWGKSETPNLPSMSETEIREKFQLLKKDDSGNHNLLKSRSCERCIKTGKRGTPFGIKFWYQSGEDWPSQHQRGDKAEEGCIGCGWYDFEAWRNALNHKLSQVDENEVN
- a CDS encoding DNA cytosine methyltransferase; amino-acid sequence: MQGTQISFLPNEDEHNPSKKQKKPKLGRYERIKRELDQNNSDPYKIFTDVSSQTSPLSQYTFVDLFCGAGGITQGLFQAGFTPLASVEISQVASATHKKNFPQCHHFCGDIEQFSAQDWLQQIGSPDVNVVVGGPPCQGFSVAGKRDPKDPRNRLFYEFVRVVSEIRPWYVVMENVPGILTIQKGDVKTAIIEAFESIGYPHISVAILESAAYGVPQIRPRAIFIANRFGMPNPYPQSQLNQEEYKPIESAISDLPEYTRISEINHEWTKHSQEYMERLAQVPPGGSLYEKYVDAFKRQYPGKPSMTVKENHGGTHIHPYLNRVISAREMARLQTFPDSFIFEGSMKKAMWQIGNAVPPRLAECIGYALIPYLNDIAINRKQSANLPHFHQPEIVCD
- a CDS encoding helix-turn-helix domain-containing protein; amino-acid sequence: MDESKQKILNALGYLVRQRRTELGISQEELGLRANLDRTYISGVERGVRNPSLTALVSLADGLGISVSTLLTNLEIEADTIK
- a CDS encoding tetratricopeptide repeat protein; translation: MSDSLPLCEHYLALINDIIETTLKGKISSVEQVYQMLLKGITSGTGEVFELVLSDRLNTIQSQVDSETDELKKAKATRSLRAAKTIQTQWQRWQEQNKATEAISLSMREITTATADERLTALLRATDPNQKYPLNLSQLQQLAKSLQQFASANQDFQQIADGINRGIASWQRIQANLLNWMYERKNSLGFGGVPGENSPWASWAKVVNSEVPQIFFHTLAVEQSALEFAEKQQTISLSNWVELTIILQLLQRGLINWFDQQAYDIQAGPKLSISTFLTFAVIWSQLASGFQNQALIYSNGASQIMLQILRTFAQRPYFPLYGGIFASFSGSYLRDALDYLDAPLRSAEGTQEKARILTLLGYSQRGLGRYDRSLDFHQQAVEIARNAGDKICEIANLNHLSRTYVQQQNYGEAINYSQRALIFSRQTGDKTGEANALVNLGYSEVMQAKQTEISEPEVYEFAINYLEQGLKLAEKLNDLQSQALCFSSLGIAYLVTAQYPTAIKYLENAFKAAQISGDLYLQGRNLAYLAEANYLMANYEKAVYTGSLGMYLLDQIASDEWRQPAGLLTIIRGQIGTDKFQLLLQQNRPKMIAIIGVDGYDYIPTLLVKYQEDM